Proteins encoded together in one Micromonospora auratinigra window:
- the thrB gene encoding homoserine kinase — MTFASGPVRVRTPATSANLGPGFDALGLALGLYDDVAAEVTAGGVRVAVTGEGAGELPDGDRHLVVTSMRAAFDLLGGQPAGLALECVNRIPQARGLGSSSAAIVAGVLLARALVEGGEERLDDAAALRLASEIEGHPDNVAPCLLGGFTIAWTEPGGARAVSLAVAGAVRPTVFVPGERGLTAVARAALPATVPHADAASNAGRAALLVHALTAAPALLLPATVDRLHQDYRAEGMPATAALVSELRAAGVAAVVSGAGPTVLALTEVPAGFAPGRNWQRWELPIDVSGARVTRGRLGHAERDPVAAGRKS, encoded by the coding sequence ATGACTTTCGCCTCCGGCCCGGTCCGGGTCCGGACGCCCGCGACCAGCGCGAACCTGGGTCCGGGCTTCGATGCGCTGGGCCTGGCCCTGGGGCTGTACGACGACGTGGCGGCCGAGGTGACCGCCGGCGGCGTACGGGTCGCGGTGACCGGGGAGGGCGCCGGCGAGCTGCCGGACGGCGACCGGCACCTGGTGGTCACCTCGATGCGGGCCGCCTTCGACCTGCTCGGCGGTCAGCCGGCGGGGCTGGCGCTGGAGTGCGTCAACCGGATCCCGCAGGCGCGCGGCCTCGGCTCCTCCTCGGCGGCCATCGTGGCCGGCGTGCTGCTGGCCCGGGCCCTGGTCGAGGGCGGCGAGGAGCGGCTGGACGACGCCGCGGCGCTCCGGCTGGCCTCCGAGATCGAGGGGCATCCGGACAATGTGGCGCCCTGCCTGCTGGGCGGTTTCACCATCGCCTGGACGGAGCCCGGTGGCGCGCGGGCGGTCTCGCTGGCCGTCGCCGGGGCGGTCCGCCCCACCGTCTTCGTGCCCGGCGAGCGGGGCCTGACCGCCGTGGCCCGGGCCGCGTTGCCGGCCACGGTGCCGCACGCCGACGCGGCGTCGAACGCCGGGCGGGCCGCGCTGCTGGTCCACGCACTGACCGCGGCTCCGGCGCTGCTGCTGCCGGCGACCGTCGACCGGCTCCACCAGGACTACCGCGCCGAGGGGATGCCGGCGACAGCCGCCCTGGTCAGCGAGTTGCGTGCGGCCGGTGTGGCGGCTGTGGTCAGTGGGGCCGGGCCGACCGTGCTGGCGCTGACCGAGGTGCCGGCGGGCTTCGCGCCGGGAAGAAACTGGCAGCGCTGGGAGTTGCCGATAGACGTCAGCGGTGCCCGGGTCACCCGGGGTAGACTTGGACACGCCGAGCGGGACCCTGTTGCCGCAGGTCGGAAGAGTTGA
- a CDS encoding MFS transporter, which yields MSPTVSVLVRNRDFRNLFLAELVVFGSDWFVMVPLLVLLPALTGSGVWGALVLAVDTGTLALLLPYTGTIADRFDRRKIMMAANLAALAGVLLLLGVRSAGTAWLALVAIAVVAVAKAFYSPAAQAALPNVLDPADLAAGNAVAGSAWGTMTVVGASLGGMLSAAAGPYASFWVAAGSLAVAAGLATLIRRPLQAPREPGAASPRTWAAIREALRYIAHRPRVLALVTVKSAVGLGNGVLTVFPLLAGVYGAGAIGTGLLFASRGAGALVGPILMRRVLSNRAWLLTGLALSMSLYGLAYVGASVVTWFPLVLVLVFLAHLGGGSNWVLSNYALQGEVPDRLRGRVFATDMMLATLAISVSQLVVALVVDSVSERTVLAGCGLVTVVYAIGWRLATRRLSLTEPASEPESTPSAGAAPESTPAS from the coding sequence GTGTCACCCACCGTCTCGGTCCTCGTCCGCAACCGCGACTTCCGCAACCTCTTCCTCGCCGAGCTGGTGGTCTTCGGCTCGGACTGGTTCGTCATGGTCCCGCTGCTGGTGCTGCTGCCGGCGTTGACCGGGAGCGGGGTCTGGGGCGCGCTGGTGCTCGCCGTGGACACCGGCACCCTGGCCCTGCTGCTGCCGTACACCGGCACCATCGCCGACCGGTTCGACCGGCGCAAGATCATGATGGCGGCCAACCTGGCCGCGTTGGCCGGTGTCCTGCTGCTGCTCGGCGTGCGCAGCGCCGGCACCGCCTGGCTGGCCCTGGTGGCGATCGCCGTGGTGGCGGTCGCGAAGGCGTTCTACTCGCCGGCCGCCCAGGCCGCCCTGCCCAACGTGCTCGACCCGGCGGATCTCGCCGCCGGTAACGCGGTGGCCGGTTCGGCCTGGGGGACCATGACGGTGGTCGGGGCCTCGCTCGGCGGCATGCTCAGCGCGGCGGCCGGCCCGTACGCCAGCTTCTGGGTGGCGGCGGGCAGCCTGGCGGTGGCGGCGGGCCTGGCCACGCTGATCCGCCGGCCCCTGCAGGCGCCCCGCGAGCCCGGGGCGGCGAGCCCGCGCACCTGGGCGGCGATCCGCGAGGCGCTGCGCTACATCGCGCACCGGCCCCGGGTGCTCGCCCTGGTCACCGTGAAGTCGGCGGTCGGCCTGGGCAACGGCGTGCTGACGGTCTTCCCGCTGCTCGCCGGGGTGTACGGGGCCGGCGCGATCGGCACCGGCCTGCTCTTCGCCAGCCGGGGCGCGGGGGCGCTGGTCGGTCCGATCCTGATGCGCCGGGTGCTGTCCAACCGGGCCTGGCTGCTGACCGGCCTGGCGCTCTCCATGTCCCTCTACGGCCTGGCGTACGTCGGCGCCTCGGTGGTGACCTGGTTCCCGCTGGTGCTGGTGCTGGTCTTCCTGGCCCACCTGGGCGGCGGCAGCAACTGGGTGCTGTCCAACTACGCGCTCCAGGGCGAGGTGCCGGACCGGTTGCGGGGCCGGGTCTTCGCCACCGACATGATGCTGGCGACCCTGGCCATCTCGGTCAGCCAGCTGGTGGTCGCCCTGGTGGTCGACTCGGTCAGCGAGCGGACCGTGCTGGCCGGCTGCGGTCTGGTCACCGTGGTCTACGCGATCGGCTGGCGGCTGGCCACCCGGCGGCTCTCGCTCACCGAACCGGCGTCGGAGCCGGAGTCGACCCCCTCGGCGGGGGCTGCCCCGGAGTCGACCCCGGCCTCCTGA
- a CDS encoding polysaccharide deacetylase family protein translates to MADGGGRWGRRTVLRRTALLAGGAALGVAGTAQSTWIADRRLPLAGGPASATLGNRYQQVGAGAVEVSWGVRTTERLIALTFDDGPRPQWTPMVLDTLAEHAVPATFFLVGERARRHAALVRGRLAGHEVGNHSWAHHDLARMDAAAAYDDLRRSHDAIVAATGTAPRLLRPPWGHLGGAVLHAAARLDYRLVLWTLQMVEGEFPHDPAGHARRIVADVQPGTILLAHDVGTEQRLVALRGLPDLIAGLRARGYTFVTVSQLLHRAAVV, encoded by the coding sequence ATGGCGGACGGCGGGGGCCGGTGGGGCAGGCGTACGGTCCTGCGGCGCACCGCCCTGCTGGCCGGCGGAGCCGCGCTCGGCGTCGCCGGCACCGCGCAGAGCACCTGGATCGCCGATCGGCGGCTGCCGCTCGCCGGTGGCCCGGCCAGCGCCACCCTGGGCAACCGCTACCAGCAGGTGGGTGCGGGCGCGGTCGAGGTGTCCTGGGGGGTCCGCACCACCGAGCGGCTGATCGCGCTCACCTTCGACGACGGCCCCCGGCCGCAGTGGACGCCGATGGTGCTGGACACCCTGGCGGAGCACGCCGTCCCGGCCACCTTCTTCCTGGTCGGTGAGCGGGCCCGGCGGCACGCCGCCCTGGTGCGCGGCCGGCTGGCCGGGCACGAGGTCGGCAACCACAGCTGGGCGCACCACGACCTGGCCCGGATGGACGCCGCCGCCGCGTACGACGACCTGCGCCGCAGCCACGACGCGATCGTCGCGGCGACGGGCACGGCGCCGCGCCTGCTCCGCCCGCCCTGGGGGCACCTCGGCGGCGCGGTGCTGCACGCAGCCGCCCGGCTCGACTACCGCCTGGTGCTGTGGACGTTGCAGATGGTCGAGGGGGAGTTCCCGCACGACCCGGCGGGGCACGCCCGGCGGATCGTCGCCGATGTGCAGCCCGGCACCATCCTGCTGGCCCACGACGTCGGCACCGAGCAGCGCCTGGTCGCGCTCCGCGGCCTGCCCGACCTGATCGCCGGGCTGCGCGCCCGCGGGTACACCTTCGTCACGGTCTCTCAACTGCTGCACCGCGCCGCTGTGGTCTGA
- a CDS encoding efflux RND transporter permease subunit, whose translation MSLLARFSLANRGLVALIALVTAAFGAYAVPSLKQQLLPSLEFPAAFVVAAYPGAAPEIVESQVTEPIETGLQGIPGLEKVTSTSREGSTTVQVQYEFGTDLDDVVNKMQTALSRIDAQLPEGVDPQVLAGSTDEIPAVVVAATGGGDEQALAEKLRSTVVPELEGLDGVRTVEVTGTRDQVVLITPDPAKLAATRIAPTAIAQALKTNGVAVPAGAVADGSRSLPVQVGSPIRTLDDLRGIVLATAPAAPVRLGDVATVTEQLAPATGFTRTNGKPSLGIAVTATPDGNAVRISHEIRDRLDALKSASGAELTVVFDQAPFVERSIESLTTEGLLGLVMAVVVILVFLLSVRSTVVTAVSIPLSVLVALIVLWAGDYSLNLLTLGALTIAVGRVVDDSIVVLENIKRHLEYGEPKREAILGAVREVAGAVTASTLTTVAVFAPIALVGGFVGQLFAPFAITVTVALLASLLVSLTVIPVLAYWFLKQRAGTDEAARRAAEEKELRSPLQKAYLPAIGFATRSRGTRWATVGLGLLVLLGTFGLAQKLETNFLDDSGQDTLSISQELPAGTGLAGTDDAAASVEAVLGRTDGVRTYQVSAGRGDQPWAGGGGNNTASYQVALDEDTDAATVKRTLRREFDALGPSVGELSFGAGREGASANQIEVVVQAADQETLTRAAEAARAAMAGTPGVEDVATSLATRVPRVEVTVDRVAAARAGLTEAAVGQLVAQAYRGAPLGQVGLDGAPRDVVLSTGARPPLSVQELRALPVGRVKLDDIADVNQVDGPQQVTRIDGERSVSVTGTAAGSNLGATTQELQKRLDALDVPGATFTVGGVSADQKDAFADLGLAVLAAIAIVFLIMVGTFRSLTQALILLISVPFAATGAIALLLATGTPLGVPALIGVLMLVGIVVTNAIVLLDLINQYRAQGMGVTEAVVEGGRRRLRPILMTAVATVFALLPMAFGLTGEGGFISRPLAIVVIGGLLSSTLLTLILVPTLYTMVERTKESLRGRRAARRGDAPEATGVPETVGAAATGADSGGTGAGGAVSGGTVSGGTGAGGAVSGGTVSGGTGSAGSAPAGAGESAPARRPGESVVRPAPSAALVDGTDQFEVLRLPKSRQSPLPPAD comes from the coding sequence ATGTCGCTGCTCGCCAGATTCAGCCTCGCCAACCGGGGCCTGGTCGCCCTCATCGCGCTGGTGACCGCCGCGTTCGGGGCGTACGCCGTGCCGTCGCTGAAGCAGCAGCTGCTGCCGTCCCTGGAGTTCCCCGCCGCGTTCGTCGTGGCGGCGTACCCGGGCGCCGCGCCGGAGATCGTCGAGTCCCAGGTCACCGAGCCGATCGAGACCGGCCTCCAGGGCATCCCCGGGCTGGAGAAGGTCACCTCCACCTCCCGCGAGGGCTCCACCACGGTCCAGGTGCAGTACGAGTTCGGCACCGACCTGGACGACGTGGTCAACAAGATGCAGACCGCGCTGAGCCGGATCGACGCGCAGCTGCCGGAGGGCGTGGACCCGCAGGTCCTCGCCGGCAGCACCGACGAGATCCCGGCCGTGGTGGTGGCCGCGACCGGCGGCGGCGACGAGCAGGCGCTGGCGGAGAAGCTGCGCAGCACCGTCGTACCCGAGCTGGAAGGGCTCGACGGGGTGCGCACGGTCGAGGTGACCGGCACCCGTGACCAGGTCGTGCTGATCACCCCGGACCCGGCGAAGCTGGCCGCGACCCGGATCGCCCCCACCGCCATCGCCCAGGCGCTCAAGACCAACGGCGTCGCGGTGCCGGCCGGCGCGGTGGCCGACGGCAGCCGGTCGCTGCCGGTGCAGGTCGGCTCCCCGATCCGTACCCTCGACGACCTGAGGGGCATCGTGCTGGCCACCGCGCCGGCCGCCCCGGTCCGGCTCGGCGACGTGGCGACCGTGACCGAGCAGCTCGCCCCGGCCACCGGCTTCACCCGGACCAACGGCAAGCCCAGCCTGGGCATCGCGGTCACCGCCACCCCGGACGGCAACGCGGTCCGCATCTCGCACGAGATCCGGGACCGGCTGGACGCGCTGAAGTCGGCCTCCGGCGCGGAGCTGACCGTGGTCTTCGACCAGGCGCCGTTCGTCGAGCGGTCCATCGAGAGCCTCACCACCGAGGGCCTGCTCGGCCTGGTGATGGCGGTCGTGGTGATCCTGGTCTTCCTGCTCTCGGTCCGGTCCACGGTGGTCACCGCGGTCTCCATCCCGCTCTCGGTGCTGGTCGCGCTGATCGTGCTCTGGGCCGGTGACTACTCGCTCAACCTGCTCACCCTCGGCGCGTTGACCATCGCGGTGGGCCGGGTGGTCGACGACTCGATCGTGGTGCTGGAGAACATCAAACGACACCTGGAGTACGGCGAGCCGAAGCGCGAGGCGATCCTCGGCGCGGTCCGCGAGGTGGCCGGCGCGGTCACCGCCTCCACCCTCACCACGGTCGCCGTCTTCGCGCCGATCGCGCTGGTGGGCGGCTTCGTCGGGCAGCTCTTCGCGCCGTTCGCGATCACCGTGACGGTGGCCCTGCTCGCCTCGCTGCTGGTGTCGCTGACGGTGATCCCGGTGCTGGCGTACTGGTTCCTCAAGCAGCGCGCCGGCACCGACGAGGCGGCCCGGCGGGCGGCCGAGGAGAAGGAGCTGCGCAGCCCGCTGCAGAAGGCGTACCTGCCGGCGATCGGCTTCGCCACCCGGTCCCGGGGCACCCGCTGGGCCACCGTCGGGCTGGGCCTGCTGGTGCTGCTCGGCACGTTCGGGCTGGCCCAGAAGCTGGAGACCAATTTCCTCGACGACTCCGGCCAGGACACCCTGAGCATCTCCCAGGAGCTGCCGGCGGGCACCGGCCTGGCCGGCACCGACGACGCCGCAGCGTCGGTCGAGGCGGTGCTCGGCCGTACCGACGGCGTGCGGACGTACCAGGTCAGCGCGGGTCGCGGCGACCAGCCGTGGGCCGGTGGCGGGGGCAACAACACCGCCTCCTACCAGGTGGCGCTGGACGAGGACACCGACGCGGCGACGGTCAAGCGGACGCTGCGCCGGGAGTTCGACGCGCTCGGCCCGTCGGTCGGCGAGCTGAGCTTCGGCGCCGGCCGGGAGGGTGCGTCGGCCAACCAGATCGAGGTCGTGGTGCAGGCCGCCGACCAGGAGACGCTGACCCGGGCGGCCGAGGCCGCCCGTGCGGCGATGGCCGGTACGCCGGGCGTCGAGGACGTCGCCACCAGCCTCGCCACCCGGGTGCCCCGGGTCGAGGTGACCGTGGACCGGGTCGCCGCCGCGCGGGCCGGGCTCACCGAGGCGGCCGTCGGGCAGCTCGTCGCGCAGGCGTACCGGGGTGCCCCGCTGGGGCAGGTCGGGCTGGACGGCGCGCCGCGCGACGTGGTGCTGAGCACCGGCGCCCGGCCGCCGCTGAGCGTTCAGGAGCTGCGGGCGCTGCCGGTGGGCCGGGTAAAGCTGGACGACATCGCCGACGTGAACCAGGTCGACGGCCCGCAGCAGGTGACCCGGATCGACGGTGAGCGCAGCGTGTCGGTCACCGGTACGGCGGCCGGCTCCAACCTCGGCGCCACCACCCAGGAGCTGCAGAAGCGGCTGGACGCGCTGGACGTACCGGGGGCTACCTTCACCGTCGGCGGGGTCAGCGCCGACCAGAAGGACGCCTTCGCCGACCTGGGGCTGGCCGTGCTGGCCGCGATCGCGATCGTCTTCCTGATCATGGTGGGTACGTTCCGCAGCCTGACCCAGGCGCTGATCCTGCTGATCTCGGTGCCGTTCGCGGCCACCGGGGCGATCGCGCTGCTGCTGGCCACCGGCACGCCGCTGGGCGTACCGGCGCTGATCGGCGTGCTCATGCTGGTCGGCATCGTGGTGACCAACGCGATCGTGCTGCTCGACCTGATCAACCAGTACCGGGCGCAGGGGATGGGCGTCACCGAGGCGGTGGTCGAGGGCGGTCGGCGCCGGCTGCGTCCGATCCTGATGACCGCGGTGGCCACGGTGTTCGCGCTGCTGCCGATGGCGTTCGGGCTCACCGGTGAGGGCGGGTTCATCTCCCGCCCGCTGGCGATCGTGGTGATCGGTGGCCTGCTCAGCTCGACCCTGCTGACGCTGATCCTGGTGCCCACCCTCTACACGATGGTGGAGCGCACCAAGGAGTCGCTGCGTGGGCGGCGGGCCGCCCGCCGGGGCGACGCGCCGGAGGCCACCGGCGTCCCGGAGACGGTCGGGGCCGCCGCGACCGGGGCCGATTCGGGCGGCACCGGTGCCGGCGGCGCCGTCTCGGGCGGCACGGTTTCGGGCGGCACCGGTGCCGGCGGCGCCGTCTCGGGCGGCACGGTTTCGGGCGGCACCGGTTCGGCCGGGTCCGCGCCGGCCGGAGCCGGTGAGTCCGCGCCGGCCCGGCGCCCCGGTGAGTCGGTCGTCCGGCCGGCCCCGTCGGCCGCGCTCGTCGACGGCACCGACCAGTTCGAGGTGCTCCGCCTGCCCAAGAGCCGCCAGTCGCCCCTCCCGCCCGCGGACTGA
- the thrC gene encoding threonine synthase — MWRGLIETYRDRLPVTDATPVVTLHEGNTPLLPAPALASRTGADVWLKVEGANPTGSFKDRGMTLAVSKAVGAGDKAIICASTGNTSASAAAYAARAGITCAVLVPQGKIALGKLAQALVHGAKLLQVQGNFDDCLALAGKLAQDYPVALVNSVNIDRLHGQKTAAFEIVEALGDAPDIHCLPVGNAGNISAYWMGYSEDLRDGNATRAPKMYGFQAAGAAPIVTGQMVPEPSTIATAIRIGNPASWTKAIDARDASEGLIAAVTDREILAAYRLLAREVGVFVELGSAASVAGLLQQAAAGRVPAGATIVCTVTGHGLKDPEWAISTAPAPITIANDALAAARSLDLA; from the coding sequence ATGTGGCGGGGTCTGATCGAGACGTACCGGGACCGGCTGCCGGTCACCGACGCCACCCCCGTCGTCACCCTGCACGAGGGGAACACTCCGCTGCTGCCGGCCCCGGCGCTCGCCAGCCGGACCGGGGCGGACGTCTGGCTGAAGGTGGAGGGGGCCAACCCCACCGGCTCGTTCAAGGACCGCGGCATGACCCTCGCCGTCTCCAAGGCCGTCGGGGCCGGTGACAAGGCGATCATCTGCGCCTCCACCGGCAACACCAGCGCCTCCGCCGCGGCGTACGCGGCCCGCGCCGGGATCACCTGCGCGGTGCTGGTGCCGCAGGGCAAGATCGCGCTGGGCAAGCTGGCCCAGGCGCTGGTGCACGGCGCGAAGCTGCTCCAGGTGCAGGGCAACTTCGACGACTGCCTGGCGCTGGCCGGCAAGCTCGCCCAGGACTACCCGGTGGCCCTGGTCAACTCGGTCAACATCGACCGGCTGCACGGGCAGAAGACGGCCGCCTTCGAGATCGTCGAGGCGCTCGGCGACGCGCCGGACATCCACTGCCTGCCGGTCGGCAACGCGGGCAACATCTCCGCCTACTGGATGGGCTACTCGGAGGACCTGCGCGACGGCAACGCCACGCGTGCCCCGAAGATGTACGGCTTCCAGGCCGCCGGGGCGGCGCCCATCGTGACCGGTCAGATGGTGCCGGAGCCGTCCACCATCGCCACCGCGATCCGGATCGGCAACCCGGCGAGCTGGACCAAGGCGATCGACGCCCGGGACGCCTCGGAGGGCCTGATCGCCGCGGTCACGGACCGGGAGATCCTGGCGGCGTACCGGCTGCTCGCCCGCGAGGTGGGCGTCTTCGTGGAGCTGGGCAGCGCGGCCAGCGTGGCGGGGCTGCTCCAGCAGGCGGCCGCGGGCCGGGTGCCGGCCGGCGCCACGATCGTCTGCACGGTCACCGGCCACGGCCTCAAGGACCCCGAGTGGGCGATCAGCACCGCCCCCGCCCCCATCACCATCGCCAACGACGCCCTCGCCGCCGCCCGCTCCCTCGACCTCGCCTGA
- a CDS encoding homoserine dehydrogenase has product MTSPVRLALLGCGTVGSDVVRLLHEQSADLAARIGAPLEIAGIAVRRLGRDRGDLPVDPALFTTDALGLIKRDDVDVVVEVVGGIEPARGWLVEALRAGKSVVTANKALLAEDGATLHDAAAEGGADLYYEASVAGAIPLLRPLRESLHGDRINRVTGIVNGTTNFILSAMDATGAGFTEALEEATELGYAEADPTADVEGFDAAAKAAILASLAFHTRVTAADVHREGITEVTAADVASAKAMGCTIKLLCIAARGTDAAGRETVSVRVHPAMIPSTHPLAGVGDAFNAVFVEAEAAGQLMFYGRGAGGAPTASAVLGDVVAVARNRLAGVHAASESAYADLPVRPMGEALTRYHISLDVADRPGVLEGVAGVFARHEVSIATVRQAPAGGGSDAELVIVTHVAPDAALAATVRELRGLDVVRSVTSVLRVEGGA; this is encoded by the coding sequence ATGACCTCACCCGTTCGCTTGGCGTTGCTCGGCTGCGGCACGGTCGGCAGCGACGTGGTGCGGCTGCTGCACGAGCAGTCGGCCGACCTCGCCGCCCGGATCGGCGCCCCGCTGGAGATCGCCGGGATCGCCGTACGCCGGCTCGGCCGTGACCGGGGCGACCTGCCGGTCGACCCGGCCCTGTTCACCACCGACGCGCTCGGCCTGATCAAGCGGGACGACGTCGACGTCGTGGTGGAGGTGGTCGGCGGCATCGAGCCGGCCCGGGGCTGGCTGGTCGAGGCGCTGCGTGCCGGCAAGAGCGTGGTCACCGCCAACAAGGCGCTGCTCGCCGAGGACGGCGCGACGCTGCACGACGCGGCCGCCGAGGGCGGCGCGGACCTCTACTACGAGGCCAGCGTCGCCGGCGCGATCCCGCTGCTGCGCCCGCTGCGCGAGTCGCTGCACGGCGACCGGATCAACCGGGTCACCGGCATCGTGAACGGCACCACCAACTTCATCCTGTCCGCGATGGACGCCACCGGGGCCGGCTTCACCGAGGCGCTGGAGGAGGCCACCGAGCTGGGCTACGCCGAGGCCGACCCGACCGCCGACGTGGAGGGCTTCGACGCCGCCGCCAAGGCCGCGATCCTCGCCTCGCTGGCGTTCCACACCCGGGTCACCGCGGCGGACGTGCACCGCGAGGGCATCACCGAGGTGACCGCCGCCGACGTGGCCAGCGCCAAGGCGATGGGCTGCACCATCAAGCTGCTCTGCATCGCCGCCCGGGGCACCGACGCGGCGGGCCGCGAGACGGTGAGCGTCCGGGTGCACCCGGCGATGATCCCGTCGACCCACCCGCTGGCCGGCGTCGGTGACGCGTTCAACGCGGTCTTCGTCGAGGCCGAGGCGGCCGGCCAGCTGATGTTCTACGGCCGGGGCGCGGGCGGCGCGCCGACCGCCAGCGCGGTCCTCGGCGACGTGGTGGCGGTGGCCCGCAACCGCCTCGCCGGTGTGCACGCGGCCAGCGAGTCCGCGTACGCCGACCTGCCGGTGCGGCCGATGGGCGAGGCGCTCACCCGCTACCACATCAGCCTCGACGTGGCCGACCGGCCGGGTGTGCTGGAGGGGGTGGCCGGGGTCTTCGCCCGGCACGAGGTCTCCATCGCCACCGTGCGGCAGGCCCCGGCGGGCGGCGGCAGCGACGCGGAGCTGGTGATCGTCACGCACGTCGCGCCGGACGCCGCCCTGGCGGCCACCGTGCGCGAGCTGCGCGGGCTGGACGTGGTCCGCTCGGTGACCAGCGTCCTCCGGGTCGAGGGCGGGGCGTAG
- the lysA gene encoding diaminopimelate decarboxylase — protein sequence MRAHEAGALHGDIGNRGPAWLRTPVDVNALVPQLWPRNVARSAGGALTVAGLDVRDLAAEFGTPVYVLDSDDLRDRAREFRAAFPDADVYYAGKAFLCRAVVRAIAEEGLFLDVCTGGELATALSAGMPPERIGFHGNNKSVAELTRAVDAGVGRIIVDSFTEIDRLTALARDRGVRPRVLVRVTVGVEAHTHEFIATAHEDQKFGFSLAGGAAAAAAFKILDEGVLELRGLHSHIGSQIFDASGFEVSARRVLALQAQIRDARGVELPELDLGGGFGIAYTTQDDPASPHELAKRLRKIVDGECAAEQLAVPHLSIEPGRAIVGPAVFTLYEVGTVKDVDGLRTYVSVDGGMSDNIRTALYDASYSATVANRASAAEPLLARVVGKHCESGDIVVKDEFLPADVQPGDLVAVPGTGAYCRSMASNYNHVPRPPVVAVRDGRARLIVRRETEDDLLALDVG from the coding sequence GTGCGAGCGCACGAGGCCGGTGCCCTGCACGGCGACATCGGCAACCGGGGGCCGGCCTGGCTGCGTACCCCGGTCGACGTCAACGCCCTGGTGCCGCAGCTCTGGCCGCGCAACGTCGCGCGGTCGGCGGGCGGCGCGCTGACCGTCGCGGGCCTGGACGTACGCGACCTGGCCGCCGAGTTCGGCACCCCGGTGTACGTGCTGGACTCCGACGACCTGCGCGACCGCGCCCGTGAGTTCCGGGCCGCCTTCCCGGACGCCGACGTGTACTACGCCGGCAAGGCGTTCCTCTGCCGGGCGGTGGTCCGGGCGATCGCCGAGGAGGGGCTCTTCCTCGACGTCTGCACCGGCGGCGAGCTGGCCACCGCGCTCTCGGCGGGGATGCCGCCCGAGCGGATCGGCTTCCACGGCAACAACAAGTCGGTGGCCGAGCTGACCCGGGCGGTCGACGCCGGGGTGGGCCGGATCATCGTCGACTCGTTCACCGAGATCGACCGGCTGACCGCGCTCGCCCGCGACCGCGGGGTACGCCCCCGGGTGCTGGTCCGGGTCACCGTGGGCGTGGAGGCGCACACCCACGAGTTCATCGCCACCGCGCACGAGGACCAGAAGTTCGGCTTCTCGCTGGCCGGCGGGGCGGCCGCGGCGGCCGCCTTCAAGATCCTCGACGAGGGCGTGCTGGAGCTGCGTGGCCTGCACTCGCACATCGGCTCGCAGATCTTCGACGCCAGCGGCTTCGAGGTCTCCGCCCGGCGGGTGCTCGCCCTGCAGGCGCAGATCCGCGACGCCCGGGGGGTGGAGCTGCCCGAGCTGGACCTGGGCGGCGGCTTCGGCATCGCGTACACCACCCAGGACGACCCGGCCAGCCCGCACGAGCTGGCCAAGCGGCTCCGCAAGATCGTCGACGGGGAGTGCGCGGCCGAGCAACTGGCCGTCCCGCACCTCTCCATCGAGCCGGGGCGGGCCATCGTCGGGCCGGCCGTGTTCACCCTCTACGAGGTCGGGACCGTCAAGGACGTCGACGGCCTGCGGACGTACGTGAGCGTGGACGGCGGGATGAGCGACAACATCCGTACCGCCCTCTACGACGCGTCCTACTCGGCCACCGTGGCCAACCGGGCCTCGGCCGCCGAGCCACTGCTCGCCCGCGTGGTGGGAAAGCACTGTGAGTCCGGGGACATCGTGGTGAAGGATGAATTCCTGCCCGCAGACGTGCAGCCCGGAGATCTTGTCGCGGTGCCCGGCACCGGGGCCTACTGCCGGAGCATGGCCAGCAACTACAACCATGTCCCGCGGCCCCCGGTCGTCGCCGTCCGGGACGGACGGGCCCGGCTGATCGTCCGCCGGGAGACCGAAGACGACCTGCTCGCATTGGATGTCGGATGA